One genomic region from Drosophila subpulchrella strain 33 F10 #4 breed RU33 chromosome 2R, RU_Dsub_v1.1 Primary Assembly, whole genome shotgun sequence encodes:
- the LOC119550110 gene encoding putative ATP synthase subunit f, mitochondrial, with protein MAFGDYPAEYNPKVHGPYDPARFYGKADVPFGQVKLGEIGAWLGRRNKTPNAVAGAVSRAWWRWQHKYVFPKRAGIAPFFQLTVASMTFFYLINYTKLKHHRNYKYH; from the exons ATGGCTTTCGGTGACTATCCAGCTGAGTACAACCCCAAGGTGCACGGGCCCTACGACCCTGCTCGCTTCTACGGCAAAG CCGATGTGCCCTTCGGACAGGTGAAGCTGGGCGAGATCGGCGCCTGGCTGGGACGCCGCAACAAGACCCCCAACGCTGTGGCCGGAGCCGTGAGCCGTGCCTGGTGGCGCTGGCAGCACAAGTACGTGTTCCCCAAGCGCGCCGGGATCGCTCCCTTCTTCCAGCTGACCGTCGCCAGCATGACGTTCTTCTATCTGATTAACTACACTAAGTTGAAGCACCACAGGAACTACAAGTACCACTAA
- the LOC119551626 gene encoding uncharacterized protein LOC119551626 encodes MKLEELLTKGSSSPPEDDDEDEKVELKPQKASSATADEGAENAEDAAEDAGEKEGAGGKKKGTRKKRSLNWEEAERGLLLEVIKSKVAFVENRSVDAKSIKAKRLAWSQITKQFNALNFRHRLLEQIQVQWRSMKNSAKREHQQKHPKTEPLEGMRMIEFLEEMQKDPVTSRSQTRSANMNGTLKKELLDIDEDEDMPLAALPNSTNASEDTLQTSTIAIPSPPPSTAGGDGDSQQEGTPAQPPAQRRKRAKAKQSPSGAKTETSAETGEENEKGAGSPRKRRQRNLSQAQSLLSDENEASNSVAPISSHQQFSLGATPVADANSQPLELVAASEMEQKYKQDLFRLLKQARLAEIDYARREHEQKLRFEQMEQEVKMAYYRQEQDLKLRHMREEHDIRLRQQRREHEARLGIYSLKGCGLNGSIQEQSSAKCNAKADYNNVHEGPGPSTSAEGALALNAACN; translated from the exons atgaaaCTGGAGGAGCTGCTGACCAAGGGATCCTCCTCGCCGCCGGAGGACGACGACGAGGACGAGAAGGTGGAGCTGAAGCCGCAGAAGGCGAGCAGCGCCACCGCGGACGAGGGGGCGGAGAATGCGGAGGATGCGGCCGAGGATGCTGGCGAAAAGGAAGGCGCGGGTGGCAAAAAGAAGGGCACGCGCAAGAAACGCTCCCTCAACTGGGAGGAGGCCGAGCGGGGTCTGCTCCTCGAGGTCATCAAGTCCAAGGTGGCCTTCGTGGAGAACCGCAGTGTGGACGCCAAGAGCATAAAGGCTAAGCGTCTGGCCTGGTCGCAGATCACCAAGCA GTTCAACGCCCTCAACTTCCGCCACCGCCTGCTGGAGCAGATTCAGGTGCAGTGGCGCAGCATGAAGAACTCCGCGAAGCGCGAGCACCAGCAGAAACATCCGAAAACGGAGCCCCTCGAGGGCATGCGCATGATCGAGTTTCTGGAGGAGATGCAGAAGGACCCGGTCACCTCACGCAGTCAGACGCGCAGCGCCAACATGAATGGCACCCTAAAGAAGGAGCTCCTCGACAtcgacgaggacgaggacatGCCGCTGGCCGCTCTGCCCAACTCCACGAACGCCAGCGAGGATACGCTGCAGACCTCCACCATAGCCATTCCCTCGCCGCCGCCCTCCACCGCTGGCGGAGATGGGGACTCGCAGCAGGAAGGCACTCCCGCCCAGCCGCCAGCCCAGCGACGCAAGCGAGCCAAGGCCAAGCAGTCGCCCTCGGGCGCCAAGACAGAAACCTCCGCCGAAACGGGGGAGGAGAACGAAAAGGGAGCAGGTTCACCGCGGAAACGGCGTCAAAGGAAT CTCTCACAGGCCCAGTCGCTTTTATCCGATGAGAACGAGGCCTCCAACAGCGTGGCTCCGATCAGCTCGCACCAACAGTTCTCCCTGGGCGCCACACCAGTGGCGGACGCGAATAGCCAGCCACTGGAGCTCGTGGCCGCCTCCGAGATGGAGCAGAAGTACAAGCAGGACCTGTTCCGGCTGCTGAAACAAGCCCGCCTGGCCGAGATCGACTACGCCCGGCGGGAGCACGAGCAGAAGCTGCGCTTTGAGCAGATGGAACAGGAGGTCAAGATGGCCTACTACCGGCAGGAGCAGGACCTCAAGCTGCGGCACATGCGCGAGGAGCACGACATCCGGCTGCGGCAGCAGCGGCGGGAACACGAGGCCCGCCTGGGGATCTACTCACTGAAGGGATGCGGCCTGAACGGGAGCATACAGGAGCAGAGCTCGGCCAAGTGCAATGCCAAAGCGGACTACAACAATGTCCACGAGGGTCCCGGGCCATCGACCAGTGCGGAGGGGGCGCTGGCGCTCAATGCCGCCTGCAATTAG
- the LOC119551627 gene encoding uncharacterized protein LOC119551627 has translation MKDLDGSLDTLENARFNYVYVKAIAKLGKDSIFTHNELVSIVMLYHKFVLVNGPRAKYMTIAQLSMIMELLFEIEDRELSATIVYRIAHTPGSRSSDFFPDRHVHLDSFVRLFTIYFTRDLQMKMEFAFSIYDKSDSGQLNGEQVGFFVKKFFDCEDEDEATELRMDMKEMLFLKFDLDKDTNISMEEYYEVVRQQPELLECFGRVFPPNPQMEVLALCANVMSWFDDSPNPRIMTSPETGKAAS, from the exons ATGAAGGACCTGGACGGCTCCCTAGATACCCTGGAAAATGCCCGCTTCAATTACGTCTATGTAAAGGCCATTGCTAAGTTGGGAAAGGACTCGATCTTCACACACAACGAGCTGGTCAGCATAGTGATGCTCTATCATAAATTCGTCCTGGTGAATGGGCCAAGAGCTAAGTACATGACCATCGCGCAACTCTCTATGATAATGGAGCTTTTGTTCGAGATCGAGGATCGCGAACTAAGTGCTACCATTGTGTATAGAATAGCCCATACCCCAGGATCCAGGTCTTCGGATTTCTTTCCTGACAGACATGTGCATTTGGATTCCTTTGTGAGGCTATTTACCATCTACTTTACCAGGGATCTGCAGATGAAGATGGAGTTTGCCTTTTCG ATCTACGATAAGTCCGATTCCGGGCAGTTGAATGGCGAGCAAGTGGGGTTCTTCGTTAAAAAGTTTTTCGACTGCGAGGACGAAGACGAGGCAACTGAACTGCGAATG GACATGAAGGAAATGCTCTTTCTTAAATTCGACCTAGACAAGGACACCAACATTTCGATGGAGGAGTATTACGAGGTGGTTCGTCAGCAGCCGGAGTTGCTGGAGTGTTTTGGCCGCGTCTTTCCCCCGAATCCTCAAATGGAAGTCCTTGCGCTTTGCGCCAACGTAATGTCCTGGTTCGATGACTCACCCAATCCTAGGATTATGACCAGTCCTGAAACTGGAAAGGCAGCTAGTTAA
- the LOC119551244 gene encoding S-adenosylmethionine sensor upstream of mTORC1: MATEEHQRLASIVKSCHESLRQLTKEHGAKAAWQEHTSPRNAKRLAEYAKAMRQLAAIWETNEGNVELQARSRIKWAIDYITKYFFTEGIYLQKRQREQRLLESYRDEGQLGEVECRLMEEPPDRLHVLDVGSCFNPFSSAPHLEVTALDLCPATEDVLQADFLKVEVVPGIEEPALEAGSVKRLPANHYECVIFSLLLEYMPSAEQRLQCCLKAYDLLLPEGILVLITPDSQHVGKNAHLMKNWRYSLARIGLLRVRFEKLPHISCMVFRKAISRELSQHWASIHREEGMCEEIRIPQDDS, encoded by the coding sequence ATGGCCACGGAGGAGCACCAACGCCTGGCCAGCATAGTGAAGAGCTGTCACGAGAGCTTGCGCCAACTGACGAAAGAGCATGGCGCCAAGGCGGCCTGGCAGGAGCACACGAGCCCGAGGAATGCCAAGCGGCTGGCAGAATACGCCAAGGCCATGAGACAACTGGCGGCCATATGGGAGACCAACGAGGGGAATGTGGAGCTCCAGGCACGGAGCCGCATCAAATGGGCCATCGACTACATCACCAAGTACTTCTTCACCGAGGGAATCTACCTGCAGAAGCGGCAGCGGGAGCAGCGTCTCCTGGAATCCTACAGAGACGAGGGCCAACTGGGCGAGGTGGAGTGTCGACTGATGGAGGAGCCACCGGACAGGCTGCATGTCCTGGATGTGGGCAGCTGCTTTAACCCCTTTTCCAGTGCTCCGCACCTGGAGGTCACCGCTCTGGATCTTTGCCCCGCCACTGAAGATGTGCTGCAGGCGGATTTCCTCAAGGTGGAAGTGGTGCCCGGCATAGAAGAACCTGCTCTGGAGGCGGGCAGCGTGAAGAGGCTCCCAGCAAACCACTACGAGTGCGTCATCTTCAGCTTGCTTTTGGAGTACATGCCCAGCGCGGAGCAAAGGCTGCAGTGCTGCCTCAAGGCCTACGATCTGCTCCTGCCCGAGGGCATTCTAGTGCTTATCACACCAGACTCCCAGCACGTGGGCAAGAACGCACACCTTATGAAGAACTGGCGCTACTCCCTGGCCAGGATCGGCCTGCTGCGTGTGCGCTTCGAGAAGCTACCGCACATATCGTGCATGGTTTTCCGCAAGGCCATCAGCCGGGAGCTCTCCCAGCATTGGGCGAGCATTCACCGGGAGGAGGGCATGTGCGAGGAAATCCGGATACCGCAGGACGATAGCTAG
- the LOC119551243 gene encoding transcription factor grauzone, which translates to MTACVLCLVSSDAGIGLQSAEGVRLGIRATINKHFSFSEVLTAGSDAAVCRECWDCISSFEEFHQRVSGLHQQRSSDSKSVPIEFFGQTEEEVINPLYSVELDALAEGFFAPSEVKVEVNELEPLPKVELLEDPVNTEARSASKRQGGQNEESPHPKRRIKNEQPLDSDSDVPLADFLGSDTKSSSSKPARNSQSTKGRPLRRSTRRGRPPKAKPEPPAPPKKEELDSDDEEDNARDNNDMEFVAAEAVLGTDDSGSSSSDSSGEDSDHSLPDIEPEERYAEIPKRVVVKPKKYRKREKPLVPPVRLSREEIERRKLQQNEYDEIILQFFKKFPCTICNLLVQNFADMRRHQRLSHNIEAGYMECCGKKFHIRKALAEHVLVHKNPEHFMCSQCGRVFQDSRALDVHEQTHTNPDVKAEPKEKPVYQCEKCPKSFITKSAIDYHYVSKHVPKSEFKFSCPECNKKIPTERKLKEHLRYMHDPESAIICDKCGKTVRSQTNLKKHHELEHSEQPRPKPDPVQCEICGTWLRHLSGLKQHMNTVHEPPGDEHRCHICNKTSTNSRALKRHIYHNHLCERKFKCGMCEKAFKRPQDLREHTSTHTGEVLYTCPNCPMTFFSNANMYKHRQRLHRAEWEADRKKPLPPNIMKISQGATSAMKKRQGVGALFPQSEQKQ; encoded by the exons ATGACTGCCTGCGTCCTATGCCTGGTCTCCTCCGATGCCGGCATCGGTCTGCAGTCCGCGGAGGGCGTGCGTCTGGGCATTAGGGCGACCATCAACAAGCACTTTTCGTTCTCCGAG GTCCTCACGGCGGGCAGTGATGCGGCGGTGTGCCGAGAGTGCTGGGACTGCATCAGCAGCTTCGAGGAGTTCCACCAGCGGGTCTCCGGCCTGCACCAGCAGCGGAGCAGCGACTCCAAGAGCGTGCCCATCGAATTCTTTGGCCAGACGGAGGAGGAGGTCATCAATCCGCTGTACTCCGTGGAGCTGGACGCCCTGGCCGAGGGTTTCTTTGCGCCCAGCGAGGTCAAGGTGGAGGTGAACGAGCTGGAGCCGCTGCCCAAGGTGGAGCTTCTGGAGGATCCGGTCAACACGGAAGCCAGAAGTGCTTCCAAGCGGCAGGGTGGCCAAAATGAGGAATCTCCGCACCCAAAGCGGCGCATTAAGAACGAACAGCCACTGGACAGTGATTCGGATGTACCTCTAGCAGATTTTCTGGGCTCAGACACCAAGAGTAGCTCAAGTAAACCAGCGAGGAACAGCCAATCGACCAAGGGCCGCCCGCTTCGAAGGAGCACGAGACGTGGTCGTCCGCCCAAGGCCAAGCCAGAGCCCCCTGCTCCGCCAAAGAAGGAGGAACTGGACTCCGATGATGAAGAAGACAATGCCAGAGACAACAATGACATGGAGTTTGTGGCTGCCGAGGCTGTCCTGGGCACGGACGACAGTGGGAGCTCCTCTAGCGATAGCAGTGGCGAGGATTCCGACCACAGCCTGCCCGACATTGAGCCCGAGGAGCGGTACGCCGAGATCCCCAAGCGGGTGGTGGTGAAGCCCAAGAAGTACCGAAAGCGGGAGAAGCCGCTGGTGCCACCCGTTCGCCTGAGTCGCGAGGAGATCGAGCGGCGTAAGCTACAGCAGAACGAGTACGATGAGATTATCCTGCAGTTCTTCAAGAAGTTTCCCTGCACCATCTGCAATCTGCTGGTGCAGAACTTTGCGGACATGCGACGCCATCAGCGCCTTTCCCACAACATCGAAGCTGGCTACATGGAGTGTTGTGGGAAAAAGTTCCACATCCGCAAGGCCTTGGCGGAGCATGTGCTGGTCCACAAGAACCCAGAGCACTTTATGTGCTCTCAGTGCGGACGGGTGTTCCAGGACTCGCGCGCCCTGGATGTCCACGAGCAGACGCACACGAACCCGGACGTCAAGGCGGAGCCAAAGGAAAAGCCGGTCTACCAGTGCGAGAAATGCCCCAAGAGCTTCATTACCAAGTCGGCCATAGACTACCACTACGTGTCCAAGCACGTGCCCAAGTCCGAGTTCAAATTCTCCTGTCCAGAGTGCAACAAAAA GATACCCACGGAGCGCAAACTGAAGGAGCATTTGCGCTACATGCACGACCCGGAATCAGCCATCATCTGCGATAAGTGCGGCAAGACGGTTCGCTCGCAAACGAATCTCAAGAAGCACCACGAGCTGGAACATTCCGAGCAGCCGCGTCCCAAGCCCGATCCCGTGCAGTGCGAGATTTGCGGCACCTGGCTGCGCCATCTCTCCGGACTGAAGCAGCACATGAACACGGTGCACGAGCCGCCGGGCGACGAGCACCGCTGCCACATCTGCAATAAGACATCCACCAACTCCAGGGCCCTTAAGCGCCACATCTACCACAACCATCTCTGCGAGCGCAAGTTCAAGTGCGGGATGTGCGAGAAGGCCTTCAAGCGACCACAAGATCTTAGG GAACACACATCCACCCACACCGGCGAAGTTCTATACACGTGCCCCAATTGCCCCATGACGTTCTTCTCCAACGCCAACATGTACAAGCATCGCCAGCGACTCCACCGAGCAGAATGGGAGGCGGATCGGAAGAAGCCGCTGCCACCGAACATCATGAAGATATCGCAGGGCGCGACCTCGGCCATGAAGAAGCGGCAGGGAGTCGGCGCCCTGTTCCCACAGTCGGAACAGAAGCAATAG
- the LOC119552015 gene encoding uncharacterized protein LOC119552015 gives MEKIWKKVCEHHDVPEQVANEWFARIQQHLSSEDPSRAYHNWQEMMQRKLPHLAGVANPNIVLAAFFQYYHFDGNRSCAEQNCEVFEEFCQDAVIEDDHAKSLVCNLLGRKTPENQLTWCHDDEANLLQDVDLVVLAASPEEYKHYTTLLRSEYANLDDATYKAMRIKVLETLLMIPSIYATGEYHDKYEELARANIRSEINELKKQ, from the exons ATGGAGAAAATCTGGAAGAAAGTGTGCGAGCACCATGATGTCCCGGAGCAGGTGGCCAATGAGTGGTTCGCCCGCATCCAGCAGCATTTGAGCTCTGAGGATCCGTCTCGCGCCTACCACAACTGGCAGGAGATGATGCAGCGCAAGTTGCCGCATCTGGCTGGCGTGGCCAATCCCAATATCGTGCTGGCCGCCTTTTTCCAGTACTATCACTTCGATGGCAACCGCAGCTGTGCCGAGCAGAACTGCGAGGTCTTCGAGGAGTTTTGCCAAGATGCTGTCATCGAGGAT GATCACGCCAAGAGTCTGGTGTGCAATTTGCTGGGGCGCAAGACCCCGGAGAACCAGTTGACCTGGTGCCATGACGACGAGGCCAACTTGCTTCAAGATGTGGATCTGGTGGTGCTTGC TGCCTCGCCTGAGGAATACAAGCACTATACTACTCTACTCCGCTCGGAGTACGCCAATCTGGATGATGCCACCTATAAGGCCATGCGCATCAAGGTGCTGGAGACCCTATTGATGATACCCTCCATCTATGCCACCGGGGAGTACCATGACAAGTACGAGGAGCTGGCCCGCGCCAACATACGCAGCGAGATCAACGAGCTGAAGAAGCAGTAA